Genomic window (Polyangiaceae bacterium):
TGCCCGCAAGTTACACCGTCGGACCCTTGGTACCCGACCCGGTTTGCGTTGTCGACGTTGCCCCGTGGTCTCGCTCCAGCGGTGTGCTACGCTGCTTCATGGCTTGGCCGAAGAAGGGGACTCGCAGGCTCGTCGTCGATGGCGTGGAGTTCATGTGGCACCGGAAGGAGTGCTGCGAGTGCAACTCTGGGGTCCCGTTCCTCATGGGAAAGTCGGGTGGTCGCTACGTGTTGCGCGTCGAGGTCATTGATCTGGAGGTTCGGCCTCGGGACTACGCACGTGCTATGCGCTGGGCGCTGGCCAACGGCTGGAGCGCTGAGAAGGGACCGGACCGTCGGCTGCGCTTCAATGATGAGACCGAGGCGTTCGAGTGGATTCCGGACGACTGGAGCCTCGAGCAAGCCATGGCTCAGACTGCCATCGCTTGACCCCGCCTACTTCAAGCAGGCGCGGCGCACGCGGCGGCGTAGTGTGGAGCCACGCTGTTCGTCGACGAAGCGTTGCCCTGCGGCAGTGGATTCGGCCCCCGGGTGCTCCAGGCAATCTGTGAGCGCATGGTAGCCCGCGCGCCAATCTTGCCAGGCGTCGGTTTCGCTGAAGTCGGTGTCGTGACGGGCGAGCAAGCGCCGTGCCTCAGTGAAATCGCTGCGCGCTAGTGCCTGATCGACACGGGTGAAGAGGCGCCGCTGATCGTTCAGGCGCTGCCTGGCGGGGGTCATCGGGTGCGCCTGAACGCGCTCGGCGATGCTTGGTGCGCTCTGTAAAGGCGACTGCGCGTCGTCGCTTGGTTCCGCGAGGAGAGTGCCCACGAACGCGCAGCACAACGCCGCGAGGGCGCCACCGAGGAGCAGCTTGAGGTGCTTCTTGTTCATGGGATGCTCACCGTCCAGGTCACGGACTGCTCCAGGTCGTCACGGCTGTCTCTCACCCAAGGTGTGTCGTCGTAGGCGCGTGCCACCACGCTGTGCTCGCCGCTCGGCAGCAAAGCGAGGTCGAAGCACTCACCGCCGTCTTCCGTCAGGCTCTCGCCGTCCACCAGCCACTCCACCTTGAGCACGCTCGCGTCCACCAGGCGGACTTGGAGCACACCGGGATCGACCAACGTGGTGTCGTTCGGCGTGTGTGCGTCGATGGGCCGCACGATGGCGTAGAGGTCGTGAATCATCTTTTGCTGCGACGGCATGTTGAAGTAGTCGGGCAGCTGATTCATCTGCGAGTTGGTCGAGGGCCGATAGATGCCTTGCGTGCAGTAGCGGCCGCCTTCGTACACGCCCTGGGTGCCGGTGCCTGGCGTCTGATCGAAGTCGATCCACTCGGACCACTTCGCGCCGCTTGGGTCCGTGGTCACGTTGGGCTCCACGGCTTTGGTGCAGTCCGCGTTGGGGTTGAAATAGGCGTACTCGTCGGCGAGGCCATGAAAGGTATGCCCACCTTCGTGAATGCCCTGGCTCGATGCGTGTTTCTGCGGGGAATAGCCGCCGCTCCACACCATCACCTCCCCACCGCTCGCCCACCAGTTGTCTGGGCCGGCATTCAGCGTCACCGCCTCCCAGTCCACGTCGATGTTCGAGGGCATCAGGGCTGCGACCGCGCTATGCACGAGGCTGTTGTTCACGATGCCGAGGCGGGAGGTGTCGTCGCCCCGTCCGTTGAACGCGGTGTCACACAGTTGCCCAGTGTCCGCGTCATCTACGCAGGCGTCGTTGCTCGGCACTTTCAACGCGCAGATGTTGATGTAGCTCCAGTAGCGACGATAGGGCTCCCCAAGCTCCGTCAGGTAGCCTTGCTCGGTGTTGTAGAGCAGGTTCTTCACGTGCTCCATGAACAGCGTGTCCAACAGGTCCGCGGTGTAGCCGTCCCCCAAGATCACGAAGTTGACGCGATTGTCAGGGCGGCCTTTATCCTCGAGGATCTCACCGGAGCCGCCGCAGTCGAAAACATCGCCTCCCGCTTCGAGCCGCGGCAGCTCAGCGCCGCACGCCTGAAACTGCGCGCCCCCGCCGCTGCCGCCAACGGAAGTCACCGCTCCGGTTCCGGCGCTGCCACCGCCTGAGCTGCTGCCGCCAGAGCTGCTGCCTGCAGCCGTGTTGCCGCCGGCCGCCTGTCCCCCGCTCGCGCTGCCGCCGGCTCCGGGGCCGCCTCCAAAGCCGTTGTCTGAGCTCTTGGAAATCACGCAGCCCGTAACTGCGACGCAGGGGCTCAGGACGAGGAGGAGGACGGAAGTGAGGCGCGCTGTCTTCATTCGGGGCTCGTCTCGCGGTCGCTGTCTCCCGAGTGTACATCGTTCCCGTCACGGGCGCCTGGCTCAAGCGCGCCTCCCCCCCAAACCATCAACCGCTGGTGGGTGACGTTCCGCTGATCCAGTAGTTTATGCGTGGTCCGTGTTCTTCCACGTAGTGGTCCACGGCTTTTTCCACGTTGCTGTTGCTCGCTTCCAGCATTGCCGCCTCGAGCTCGCTCAGGGGCAGGAACATGCGCGTGAAGAAGCCCACCAGCTTCGGGTCGTAGTCCTTGTCGAAGCCTTGGCGCGCCAAGGCGTGGACCCGCTCTGCCGCGCCGAACGCACCCTTTGGATCCTCGAGGTAACGCAGCTTCCACTTGGCGAAGATCCAGTGGGGGCTCCAGGCGGTGACGACGATCCACTGTTTGCGGCGGATCGCGCGGTCCAGCGCCGCGGTCATCGCAGCGCCGCTAGAGGACACCAGCTGTTGCTTGAGGCCGTAGTCCTTGAGCGCCTGTTCGGAGACTTGCATCAGACCGCTCCCGGGATCGATGCCTTGGATCTTCCCGCTCAACTTCTCGGCCACGCCAGGCTTCTTCAGGTCTGCCAGTGACGCAACCTGAGCTTTCGGGACGTAGTCCGGCACCGCCCACCCCAGCTTCGCGCCAGTGTAGAGCGGCCC
Coding sequences:
- a CDS encoding glycine betaine ABC transporter substrate-binding protein, which gives rise to MTSPEPAAEAAAPKGSAKPEATASESGVAPKPANAAWKRKVRIGWTAWADAEFVTNLAKRILEERMHYDVELVMADVGIQYQGLADGSLDLMLMAWLPKTHANYWKKVAGKVVNLGPLYTGAKLGWAVPDYVPKAQVASLADLKKPGVAEKLSGKIQGIDPGSGLMQVSEQALKDYGLKQQLVSSSGAAMTAALDRAIRRKQWIVVTAWSPHWIFAKWKLRYLEDPKGAFGAAERVHALARQGFDKDYDPKLVGFFTRMFLPLSELEAAMLEASNSNVEKAVDHYVEEHGPRINYWISGTSPTSG